A DNA window from Buttiauxella agrestis contains the following coding sequences:
- the metR gene encoding HTH-type transcriptional regulator MetR, with product MIEIKHLRTLQALRNCGSLAAAASALHQTQSALSHQFSDLEQRLGFRLFVRKSQPLRFTPQGEVLLQLAEQVLPQISRALQACNEPHQTRLRIAIECHSCIQWLTPALEYFHKTWPQVDLDFKSGVTFDPQPALQQSELDIVLTSDILPRSGLHYSPMFDYEVRLVLATDHPLANKTRIEPEDLSSETLLIYPVQRQRLDIWRHFLQPAGVSPSLKSVDNTLLLIQMVSARMGIAALPHWVVENVERQGLVVTKTLGEGLWSRLYAAVRDGEQRQPVTEAFIRSTCSHACEHLPFVKNAERPNGDVPIAKPLSPTHQ from the coding sequence ATGATCGAGATCAAACACCTGCGGACGCTCCAGGCGTTACGAAATTGCGGCTCTTTAGCCGCCGCCGCCTCCGCGTTGCATCAAACCCAATCGGCGCTCTCTCATCAGTTCAGCGATCTGGAGCAGCGGCTTGGGTTCCGCCTGTTTGTCCGTAAAAGTCAGCCGCTGCGCTTTACTCCGCAGGGCGAAGTGCTGTTGCAACTGGCAGAACAAGTGCTGCCGCAGATTAGCCGTGCGCTTCAGGCATGCAATGAACCGCATCAAACCCGGCTTCGCATCGCGATTGAGTGCCATAGCTGTATTCAGTGGCTAACGCCTGCACTGGAATACTTCCACAAGACCTGGCCGCAGGTAGATCTGGATTTCAAATCTGGCGTGACGTTTGACCCACAACCAGCTTTGCAGCAGAGCGAGTTGGATATCGTTTTAACGTCTGACATTCTGCCGCGCAGCGGTCTGCACTATTCGCCGATGTTTGATTATGAAGTGCGCCTGGTGCTGGCAACGGATCACCCGCTGGCGAATAAAACGCGTATTGAGCCGGAAGATTTGAGCAGCGAAACGTTATTGATTTACCCGGTCCAGCGCCAACGTCTGGATATCTGGCGGCATTTCCTGCAACCCGCAGGCGTTAGTCCATCGCTGAAAAGTGTCGATAACACGTTGTTGTTGATTCAGATGGTGTCGGCACGCATGGGAATTGCAGCGCTGCCGCATTGGGTAGTGGAGAATGTTGAACGCCAGGGTCTGGTTGTAACCAAAACCCTGGGTGAAGGACTGTGGAGCCGGTTGTACGCTGCCGTGCGCGATGGCGAGCAGCGTCAACCGGTGACGGAAGCCTTTATTCGCTCGACGTGTTCACACGCTTGTGAGCATCTGCCGTTTGTGAAGAACGCGGAGCGACCCAATGGCGATGTACCCATAGCGAAGCCATTATCACCGACCCACCAATAA
- a CDS encoding carboxylate/amino acid/amine transporter produces MPLLIITTILWAFSFSLIGEYLAGHVDSYFSVLMRVGLAALVFLPFLRFKGYSAKTLLLYMLVGALQLGVMYLFSFQAYLYLTVSEFLLFTVMTPLYVTLIYDLISGNKLRWGYALSAGLAVIGAAIIRYDKVSDHFWIGLLLVQAANLCFAIGMVGYKRLMETRPMPQHCAFSWFYLGALIVAVTAWFALGNPQKLPTTHLQWGILVWLGVVASGLGYFMWNYGATQVDAGTLGIMNNVHVPAGLLVNLAIWQEQPHWPSFIIGGSVIMASLWVHRHWVAPRSSQTADAHKRVNTSSE; encoded by the coding sequence GTGCCGTTACTCATCATCACCACAATCCTGTGGGCCTTCTCTTTTAGCCTGATTGGCGAATATCTCGCCGGGCATGTCGACAGCTATTTTTCCGTGCTGATGCGCGTCGGACTTGCAGCGTTAGTGTTCCTGCCGTTCCTGCGCTTCAAAGGCTACAGCGCGAAAACGCTGCTGCTGTACATGCTGGTGGGCGCGTTACAACTCGGCGTGATGTACCTGTTTAGTTTCCAGGCTTACCTCTACCTCACCGTTTCGGAATTCCTGCTGTTTACGGTAATGACGCCGCTTTACGTTACGCTGATTTACGACCTGATCAGTGGCAACAAACTGCGCTGGGGCTATGCGTTAAGCGCAGGGCTTGCGGTGATTGGTGCGGCAATTATTCGCTACGATAAAGTTAGCGATCACTTCTGGATTGGCCTGCTTTTGGTACAGGCGGCAAACCTCTGTTTCGCTATCGGAATGGTGGGCTACAAACGCCTGATGGAAACGCGCCCGATGCCACAGCATTGCGCATTTTCATGGTTTTATCTCGGGGCTTTAATCGTGGCCGTTACGGCCTGGTTTGCGCTTGGGAACCCGCAAAAACTGCCGACGACCCATCTGCAATGGGGCATTCTGGTGTGGCTTGGGGTTGTCGCGTCAGGATTGGGGTACTTCATGTGGAACTACGGTGCCACGCAGGTGGATGCGGGCACGCTCGGCATCATGAACAACGTGCATGTTCCGGCGGGGCTGCTGGTTAACCTCGCCATCTGGCAAGAGCAACCCCACTGGCCGAGTTTTATTATTGGTGGGTCGGTGATAATGGCTTCGCTATGGGTACATCGCCATTGGGTCGCTCCGCGTTCTTCACAAACGGCAGATGCTCACAAGCGTGTGAACACGTCGAGCGAATAA
- the yigL gene encoding sugar/pyridoxal phosphate phosphatase YigL, with the protein MYHVVASDLDGTLLSPDHLLTPYAKETLKLLTAEGVNFVFATGRHHIDVGQIRDNLEIKAYMITSNGARVHDTDGNLVFSHDLDHDIAQDLFGVVHTNQDIVTNVYRGDQWFMNRHRPEEMKYFKEAVFNYSLFEPGLLEADGVSKVFFTCDSHEKLLPLEQALLARWGDRVNVSFSTLTCLEVMAGGVSKGHALEAVSKAMGYGLKDCISFGDGMNDAEMLSMAGKGCIMGNAHQRLKDLLPELEVIGTNADNAVPHYLRKMFLGKD; encoded by the coding sequence ATGTACCATGTCGTTGCGTCTGACTTAGATGGCACGTTGCTGTCCCCCGATCACCTTCTTACTCCGTATGCAAAAGAAACGCTGAAACTGCTCACTGCTGAAGGAGTTAATTTCGTCTTCGCAACGGGCCGCCACCATATCGACGTGGGGCAAATTCGCGATAACCTCGAAATCAAAGCCTACATGATCACCTCTAACGGCGCGCGCGTACATGATACTGACGGCAACCTGGTGTTCAGCCACGATCTCGACCATGACATCGCTCAGGATCTCTTTGGTGTCGTGCATACCAATCAAGATATCGTGACCAACGTCTATCGCGGCGACCAGTGGTTTATGAACCGCCATCGTCCTGAAGAGATGAAGTATTTTAAAGAAGCCGTGTTTAACTACAGCCTGTTTGAGCCAGGTTTGCTGGAAGCCGATGGCGTCAGCAAAGTGTTCTTCACCTGTGATTCTCACGAAAAATTGCTGCCGCTGGAGCAAGCGTTGCTCGCTCGCTGGGGTGACCGCGTGAACGTGAGTTTCTCGACGCTGACTTGCCTGGAAGTGATGGCGGGTGGCGTGTCAAAAGGCCATGCGCTGGAGGCAGTATCCAAAGCGATGGGCTACGGCCTGAAAGACTGTATTTCCTTTGGCGACGGCATGAACGACGCTGAAATGCTCAGCATGGCGGGCAAAGGCTGCATCATGGGCAACGCTCACCAGCGCCTGAAAGACTTGCTGCCAGAACTGGAAGTCATCGGCACCAACGCGGATAACGCGGTTCCACATTACCTGCGTAAGATGTTCCTCGGTAAAGATTGA
- the pldB gene encoding lysophospholipase L2, with the protein MTQHKNGWSNRENAFAAFTTGPLMDFWRQREECEFSGVDEVPVRYVRFRSQDHDRVIVVCPGRIESYVKYAELAYDLFHCGFDVLIIDHRGQGRSGRMLSDSHRGHVARFSDYVDDFDRFYQHEVANGPWRKRYALAHSMGGAIITLWLEKNSQCFDAVALCAPMFGIALRWPDWMVRHILDWAEGHQRFREGYAIGTGRWRALPFSVNVLTHSRERYRRNLRFYADEPALRVGGPTNHWVREGILAGEQVLAGATAITTPIFILQAEEERVVDNRAHDQFCEIRAAAGNPCEGETPYVINGAYHEILFEKDDMRTEALNAIIAFFDRHN; encoded by the coding sequence ATGACTCAGCATAAAAATGGATGGTCAAACAGGGAAAACGCCTTTGCAGCTTTCACCACCGGTCCGCTGATGGACTTCTGGCGACAGCGCGAAGAGTGTGAATTTTCAGGCGTCGACGAAGTGCCGGTACGCTACGTACGGTTTCGCTCGCAGGATCATGACCGGGTGATTGTTGTTTGCCCTGGGCGCATCGAAAGCTACGTCAAATATGCTGAACTGGCTTATGACTTATTCCATTGTGGATTCGATGTTTTAATCATCGACCATCGCGGGCAAGGCCGTTCAGGACGCATGCTATCGGATTCACATCGTGGCCATGTTGCGAGATTTAGCGACTATGTCGACGATTTTGACCGCTTTTATCAACATGAAGTCGCTAATGGCCCGTGGAGAAAACGCTATGCGTTAGCGCATTCCATGGGAGGCGCAATCATCACGCTGTGGCTTGAAAAAAACTCACAATGTTTTGATGCGGTTGCACTTTGTGCGCCAATGTTTGGCATCGCGCTGCGCTGGCCGGACTGGATGGTGCGCCATATTCTTGACTGGGCCGAGGGACATCAGCGTTTTCGTGAAGGTTATGCAATCGGAACAGGCCGCTGGCGTGCCTTACCATTTAGCGTTAATGTCCTGACTCATAGCCGTGAACGTTACCGCCGCAACCTGCGTTTTTATGCTGACGAGCCAGCGTTACGGGTTGGCGGGCCAACAAATCACTGGGTAAGAGAAGGGATACTCGCAGGAGAACAGGTTTTAGCGGGAGCCACTGCTATCACCACGCCGATTTTTATCCTGCAAGCAGAAGAAGAACGTGTAGTTGATAATCGCGCGCATGATCAATTCTGTGAAATTCGAGCCGCGGCGGGCAACCCTTGTGAGGGGGAAACACCTTACGTCATAAACGGTGCGTATCATGAGATCCTGTTCGAAAAGGACGATATGCGGACCGAAGCGCTGAATGCCATCATCGCTTTTTTTGATAGGCATAACTAA
- the rhtB gene encoding homoserine/homoserine lactone efflux protein, which produces MSVEWWLTYLLTTIILSLSPGSGAINTMTTAISHGYRGAAASIAGLQTGLAIHIVLVGIGLGALFSRSLLAFEILKWAGAAYLIWLGIQQWRAAGAIDLNTLATSQPRSRLFKRAIFVNLTNPKSIVFLAALFPQFIAPHEPQAAQYLVLGVTTVVVDIIVMIGYATLATRIAGWIKGPKQMKALNRVFGSLFMLVGALLAGARQA; this is translated from the coding sequence ATGAGCGTTGAGTGGTGGTTAACCTATCTTTTGACCACGATAATTCTGAGTCTTTCACCCGGTTCCGGGGCGATAAATACAATGACCACCGCCATTAGCCACGGCTATCGCGGAGCAGCGGCGTCGATTGCAGGGCTGCAAACCGGGCTGGCGATTCACATCGTATTAGTTGGGATTGGCCTCGGCGCATTGTTTTCACGTTCGCTGCTGGCATTTGAAATTCTGAAATGGGCGGGGGCGGCTTATCTCATCTGGCTGGGCATTCAGCAATGGCGTGCCGCTGGGGCCATTGACTTGAACACTCTCGCCACGAGCCAGCCACGCAGTCGTCTGTTTAAACGTGCAATTTTTGTGAATCTGACCAACCCCAAAAGCATTGTGTTTCTGGCTGCACTTTTCCCGCAGTTTATCGCACCCCATGAGCCACAAGCCGCGCAGTATTTAGTGCTCGGTGTAACCACCGTAGTGGTCGATATTATTGTGATGATTGGCTATGCGACGCTGGCAACGCGAATTGCAGGCTGGATTAAAGGGCCAAAGCAGATGAAAGCGTTGAACCGTGTATTTGGCTCATTGTTTATGCTGGTTGGCGCACTCCTTGCGGGAGCACGCCAGGCATAA